The Candida orthopsilosis Co 90-125, chromosome 7 draft sequence genome has a window encoding:
- a CDS encoding Pol3 large subunit of DNA polymerase III, which translates to MDERGTGGGEEKFVLLKCILSIVNNVVINASCNLIFSFCFTPRHQRISPLLRHSDYLQVYHLILKYTMSSKRPFEEIHQDQAHSLPVASQVATATPSIEIGGSQEKIFKKLKRPNGTEEPSEFEKELVDMTQAAQGAGADEDQSWSRPSLPADFDPNKEDVSFQQLDGEEYNENDATYARFFGITQEGYSVLCNVTGFIHYFYSPVPKGFVKDQHLMQFTSYLKANYDGVVDVQIQMKESIWGYNNNIKTPFFKIYVNNNRNITRLRGAFEKAEIRFEDLFPIQQSVTYDNINYLLRLMIDCNITGMSWITLPRTKYKLRSSKISTCQIECSIDYKDLIAHQSEKEWLKMAPLRILSFDIECAGRKGIFPEAEHDPVIQIANVVSKLGDSKPFVRNVFTVNTCASIIGSQIYEHEKEEDMLFHWKEFVNEVDPDVIIGYNTANFDIPYLLDRARALKVHKFPYFGRLKGVKQEIKDAVFSSRAYGTRENKVVNIDGRMQLDLLQFIQREYKLRSYTLNSVSAHFLGEQKEDVQHSIITDLQNGNKETRRRLAVYCLKDAYLPLRLLDKLMCLVNYTEMARVTGVPFSYLLSRGQQIKVVSQLFRKCLQEDIVIPNMKSEGSSEEYEGATVIEPERGYYDVPIATLDFSSLYPSIMMAHNLCYTTLLNKNSIRAFGLTEADYTKTPNGDYFVHPDKKKGILPTILNELLTARKKAKTDLKNEKDPFKKDVLNGRQLALKISANSVYGFTGATIGKLPCLAISSSVTAFGREMIEKTKNEVQEYYSKKNGHPYDAKVIYGDTDSVMVKFGYQDLDTCMKLGEEAANYVSTKFQNPIKLEFEKVYFPYLLINKKRYAGLYWTRPDKFDKMDTKGIETVRRDNCRLVQNVITKVLEFILEERNVDKAQRFVKQTIADLLQNRVDLSQLVITKAYSKHDYSAKQAHVELAERMRKRDPGSAPTLGDRVAYVIIKTGGDKNYEKSEDPLYVLENSLPIDVKYYLEQQMTKPLERIFIPILGESKTKELLAGAHTRTIKMSAPKTGGLMRFAKKSEVCVNCKTPLKSGNHGALCHNCIDEGKGPGLYTSALSQMNYLENKFSRLWTECQRCQGSLHQEVLCSNKDCPIFYMRKKVQKDVHQQALELVKWNETNW; encoded by the coding sequence ATGGATGAAAGGGGGACGGGGGGGGGGGAGGAGAAGTTTGTTCTACTAAAATGTATTCTTCTGATCGTTAACAACGTTGTAATAAACGCGTCATGTAATctaattttttctttttgcttCACACCGCGTCATCAAAGGATCTCTCCCCTTCTTCGCCATCTGGATTACCTTCAAGTGTATCACTTAATACTAAAATACACCATGTCATCAAAAAGACCATTTGAGGAAATACATCAAGACCAAGCACACTCACTTCCCGTGGCTTCGCAAGTGGCAACTGCAACACCCCTGATAGAAATCGGCGGATCACAAGAGAAGATCTTTAAGAAACTCAAGAGACCGAATGGGACAGAGGAGCCATCAGAATTCGAAAAGGAATTGGTTGACATGACTCAAGCAGCACAAGGTGCGGGTGCTGACGAAGACCAAAGTTGGTCTAGACCCCTGCTTCCTGCTGATTTTGACCCTAATAAGGAGGACgtttcttttcaacaattaGATGGCGAAGAGTACAACGAGAATGACGCGACTTATGCTAGATTTTTTGGAATCACACAGGAAGGGTACTCTGTACTTTGCAATGTGACTGGATTCATTCATTACTTTTATTCTCCAGTCCCTAAGGGATTTGTTAAGGACCAACATTTGATGCAATTTACGAGCTATTTAAAAGCAAATTACGATGGTGTGGTTGACGtgcaaattcaaatgaaggAATCTATATGGGGCTATAACaataatatcaaaacaccttttttcaaaatttatgttaataacaatagaaaCATTACTAGGTTGAGAGGtgcatttgaaaaagcagAGATACGgtttgaagatttgtttCCTATTCAGCAGAGTGTAACTTACGATAACATCAACTATCTTTTgagattgatgattgattGCAACATTACCGGAATGTCATGGATCACATTGCCTAGAACCAAGTACAAATTGAGGAGCTCCAAGATTTCCACTTGCCAGATAGAATGTTCCATTGACTATAAGGATTTGATAGCTCACCAGTCTGAAAAAGAATGGTTGAAAATGGCTCCATTACGTATATTGTCATTCGACATCGAGTGTGCTGGTAGAAAGGGGATATTTCCAGAAGCAGAGCATGATCCGGTCATCCAAATTGCAAATGTGGTACTGAAGTTGGGAGATTCTAAACCGTTTGTGAGAAATGTTTTCACGGTTAATACGTGTGCATCCATTATTGGGTCACAAATTTATGAACatgagaaagaagaagatatgTTATTCCACTGGAAGGAGTTTGTCAATGAAGTAGATCCTGATGTCATTATTGGATACAACACGGCTAATTTTGATATTCCATATTTGTTAGACAGAGCAAGGGCGTTGAAAGTTCATAAATTTCCTTATTTTGGAAGATTGAAGGGTGTTAAGCAAGAGATCAAAGATGCCGTGTTCAGCTCCAGGGCGTATGGTACTAGAGAAAATAAAGTAGTGAACATAGACGGTCGAATGCAATTAGACTTGcttcaatttatccaaaGAGAGTACAAGTTGAGATCGTACACACTCAATTCTGTTTCAGCACACTTTTTAGGGGAACAAAAGGAAGATGTTCAACATTCAATCATTACTGACTTGCAGAATGGGAATAAGGAGACTAGAAGACGTTTGGCCGTGTATTGTCTTAAGGATGCCTACTTGCCCCTTCGGTTACTAGATAAATTAATGTGTCTAGTCAATTACACTGAAATGGCTAGAGTCACCGGGGTTCCATTTTCGTACCTACTTTCCAGGGgacaacaaatcaaagttGTGTCGCAGTTGTTTCGTAAATGTTTACAAGAAGACATTGTCATCCCAAACATGAAAAGCGAAGGTTCGAGTGAAGAATATGAGGGAGCAACAGTAATCGAACCTGAAAGAGGTTACTACGATGTTCCAATTGCCACTTTAGATTTTAGCTCCTTGTATCCATCAATTATGATGGCTCATAATTTGTGTTATACTACGTTGCTCAATAAAAATTCTATAAGGGCGTTTGGTTTAACAGAGGCAGATTACACTAAAACCCCTAATGGAGATTATTTTGTTCACCCagacaaaaagaaaggaaTTTTGCCTACAATcttgaatgaattgttgaCGGCAAGGAAAAAGGCAAAAACGgacttgaaaaatgaaaaggaCCCCTTCAAAAAGGACGTTCTCAATGGTAGACAGCTTGCATTGAAGATTTCAGCAAACTCGGTCTATGGATTTACTGGTGCCACTATTGGTAAATTGCCTTGCCTTGCtatttcatcttcagtgACAGCATTTGGACGAGaaatgattgaaaagacaaagaaCGAAGTCCAGGAGTActattcaaaaaagaacGGACACCCATATGATGCAAAGGTTATTTATGGTGATACAGATTCTGTGATGGTGAAGTTTGGTTATCAAGATTTAGACACTTGTATGAAGCTCGGGGAGGAAGCCGCAAACTATgtttcaaccaaatttcaaaatcccATCAAGTTGGAATTCGAGAAAGTGTATTTCCCTTATTTATTGATAAATAAAAAGAGATATGCAGGATTGTATTGGACAAGACCTGATAAGTTCGACAAAATGGACACTAAAGGTATCGAAACAGTTAGGAGGGATAATTGTCGATTAGTACAGAATGTGATTACAAAAGTTTTGGAGTTTATATTAGAAGAAAGAAATGTGGACAAGGCTCAGAGATTTGTCAAGCAAACTATTGCGGACTTGTTGCAGAATAGAGTCGATCTTTCGCAATTGGTAATCACGAAGGCTTACTCCAAGCACGACTATTCGGCAAAACAGGCTCACGTGGAATTGGCAGAGAGGATGAGAAAAAGAGATCCGGGATCGGCTCCCACCTTGGGTGACAGAGTTGCTTACGTGATAATAAAGACAGGGGGTGACAAAAACTACGAAAAATCCGAGGATCCTTTGTATGTATTAGAAAATTCGTTACCCATTGACGTAAAGTACTATTTGGAGCAACAAATGACAAAGCCATTGGAAAGAATATTCATTCCAATTTTGGGGGAGTCCAAAACAAAGGAGCTATTAGCCGGTGCGCACACGCGGACCATAAAAATGTCGGCTCCAAAGACCGGTGGTCTTATGAGATTTGCTAAGAAGTCGGAGGTATGTGTCAATTGCAAGACGCCTTTGAAATCAGGAAATCATGGTGCTTTGTGTCACAATTGTATTGACGAGGGCAAAGGTCCAGGTCTATACACTAGCGCGCTCTCTCAAATGAACTACTTGGAAAATAAGTTTTCTCGATTATGGACAGAGTGTCAAAGATGCCAAGGATCATTACACCAGGAGGTTCTTTGTTCTAACAAGGACTGTCCTATATTTTACATGAGAAAGAAAGTCCAAAAGGATGTTCACCAACAAGCTTTAGAGCTTGTTAAATGGAACGAGACGAACTGGTAA